Proteins from a single region of Anastrepha ludens isolate Willacy chromosome 5, idAnaLude1.1, whole genome shotgun sequence:
- the LOC128864702 gene encoding uncharacterized protein LOC128864702: MSYCHCSSKLSRENKRLYKLPQISIENKPFKFETQLAVRREKVYDKTDLPIEFKVTPESLLHLAARIVDALPLPDVYQWTNEDVCKWLERYGYKQYEHTFRVNMITGRQLLLIDADALCAMNIKKFNDIKHLLYGIRKLFYFELTNFMRSISLPSQRYHELYKLFLVRSGCKQFKRSELLCQLQVLRGKPKYLLHWDVLEHWMSLISEPLYQE, translated from the exons ATGAGTTACTGCCACTGTAGTTCTAAACTTAGCCGCGAAAACAAACGTTTGTATAAATTACCGCAAATATCGATAGAAAATAAACCATTTAAATTCGAAACGCAATTAGCAGTACGAAGAGAGAAAGTTTACGATAAAACTGACTTACCCATCGAATTCAAAGTTACGCCGGAAAGTTTGTTACATTTAGCCGCTAGAATAGTGGATGCACTTCCACTACCAGACGTCTATCAATGGACTAATGAGGATGTTTGTAAATGGTTGGAACGGTATGGTTATAAACAATATGAG CACACTTTTCGGGTAAATATGATAACGGGCCGCCAACTTCTACTAATTGACGCAGATGCGTTATGtgcaatgaatataaaaaaattcaacgacaTTAAACATCTACTATATGGCATACGTAAACTTTTCTACTTTGAGCTGACTAATTTTATGCGGAGTATCTCATTGCCCTCGCAACGCTATCACGAGCTATATAAACTATTTCTGGTGAGAAGTGGCTGCAAGCAATTTAAACGCTCTGAACTCTTATGCCAGTTACAAGTTTTGCGTGGAAAACCCAAATATCTTCTGCACTGGGATGTACTCGAACATTGGATGTCACTTATAAGCGAGCCATTATACCAGGAGTAA